One Cucurbita pepo subsp. pepo cultivar mu-cu-16 chromosome LG07, ASM280686v2, whole genome shotgun sequence genomic region harbors:
- the LOC111799050 gene encoding arogenate dehydratase 3, chloroplastic-like produces the protein MSPAPKDAQKPYVAYQGVAGAYSEAAAAKACPNFETIPCDQFETAFESVENRIADLAILPIENSLGGSIHRNYDLLLRHNLHIIGEVLLPVHHCLMALPGVRLESVRRVISHPQALAQCEQTLTKLGLNAACEAFDDTAGAAEQISLYNLQDTAAIASARAAKIYKLEILANGIQDDSRNFTRFVVLSRDPVDPQADRPSKTSVVFALENGTSALFKAVSAFEARKINLSKIESRPHKSCPIRLVETVKRFEYVFFAEFEASMAEVRTQEAMAELKEYSSFFRVLGCYPMDIASESASNEG, from the coding sequence ATGTCTCCTGCTCCAAAGGACGCTCAAAAGCCATACGTCGCTTACCAAGGCGTTGCCGGCGCCTACTCCGAAGCTGCTGCCGCCAAAGCGTGCCCTAATTTCGAAACCATACCCTGCGATCAATTCGAAACGGCATTTGAATCTGTGGAGAATCGCATTGCCGATCTAGCGATTCTCCCAATCGAAAACTCCCTCGGCGGTTCGATTCATCGGAATTACGACCTCCTTCTTCGTCATAATCTCCACATAATCGGTGAGGTTCTGTTGCCTGTTCATCATTGTCTCATGGCATTACCAGGAGTTCGATTAGAATCCGTACGGAGAGTCATCTCTCATCCTCAAGCCCTAGCGCAATGCGAACAAACTCTGACAAAACTAGGCCTCAACGCCGCATGTGAAGCCTTCGACGATACTGCTGGTGCAGCAGAGCAGATTTCTCTGTACAATTTGCAGGATACGGCAGCAATTGCAAGCGCACGCGCTGCCAAGATCTACAAACTCGAAATCCTCGCTAACGGAATTCAAGATGATTCGAGAAATTTCACGCGATTTGTGGTCCTATCGCGAGATCCGGTAGATCCGCAAGCGGATCGGCCATCTAAGACAAGCGTAGTCTTCGCTCTGGAGAATGGAACCTCGGCTCTGTTCAAGGCTGTGTCGGCTTTCGAGGCGAGGAAGATTAACTTGTCGAAGATCGAGTCGAGGCCGCACAAGAGCTGTCCAATCCGGCTAGTGGAGACGGTGAAGCGGTTTGAGTATGTGTTCTTCGCGGAGTTTGAGGCGTCAATGGCGGAAGTGAGAACTCAAGAAGCCATGGCGGAGTTGAAGGAATACAGTTCGTTCTTCAGGGTGCTGGGTTGCTATCCAATGGACATAGCCTCTGAAAGTGCTTCAAACGAAGGGTAA